The Malaclemys terrapin pileata isolate rMalTer1 chromosome 24, rMalTer1.hap1, whole genome shotgun sequence genome contains a region encoding:
- the LOC128828804 gene encoding cytochrome b-c1 complex subunit 10 gives MRRRGDFEAGGRGWAGSRMLNKLMGPRYAQLLRNWTPTLTTWGTVGAVGLVWATDWRLILDYVPYINGKFKKDD, from the exons ATGCGTAGACGGGGTGACTTTGAGGCCGGCGGCcgaggctgggctgggagcaggatgCTGAACAAGCTCATGGGGCCCCGCTACGCCCAGCTGCTCCGGAACTG GACCCCCACATTGACCACATGGGGCACCGTAGGCGCTGTGGGATTGGTGTGGGCGACAGACTGGAGACTGATCCTTGACTATGTTCCCTACATTAATGGCAAGTTTAAGAAAGATGATtaa